The following are from one region of the Cyclopterus lumpus isolate fCycLum1 chromosome 21, fCycLum1.pri, whole genome shotgun sequence genome:
- the med4 gene encoding mediator of RNA polymerase II transcription subunit 4, protein MATVVEKSTKERLLSVLDDLEVLSRELIEMLALSRSQKLPQTGEDTQILELLVQRDRVFQELMEVAQQQGKVHQEMQLLEKEVEKRDSDIQQLQKQLKEAEHILATAVYQAKEKLKSIDKARKGSISSEEIIKYAHRISASNAVCAPLNWVPGDPRRPYPTDLEMRSGMLGHMANLPTNGVNGHLPGDALAAGRLPDVLTPHYPWQSSDVSVGLLPPHHGNDFGLEPPGHNKENEDDVEAMSTDSSSSSSDSD, encoded by the exons ATGGCAACGGTGGTGGAGAAATCAACCAAAGAACGGCTGCTGTCTGTTTTGGATGATTTGGAGGTTTTATCCCG GGAGTTGATCGAGATGCTGGCTCTGTCTAGGAGTCAGAAGCTGCCccagacaggagaggacacgCAG ATCCTGGAGCTTCTGGTGCAAAGGGACAGGGTGTTTCAGGAGCTGATGGAGGTCGCTCAGCAGCAGGGAAAAGTTCACCAGGAGAtgcagctgctggagaaggaggtggagaagagagacagtgacatcCAGCAGCTCCAGAAGCAGCTGAAGGAGGCTGAACACATCCTG gcCACTGCTGTTTACCAGGCAAAAGAGAAACTCAAATCCATTGACAAAGCCAGGAAAG GGAGCATTTCTTCAGAGGAAATCATCAAGTACGCTCACAGAATCAGTGCCAGTAACGCCGTTTGTGCGCCGCTCAACTGGGTACCAG GTGATCCACGCAGACCCTATCCTACTGACCTGGAAATGCGCAGCGGAATGCTGGGTCACATGGCCAACCTGCCGACCAATGGCGTGAATGGCCATCTGCCAGGTGACGCTCTGGCTGCTGGGAGGTTGCCAG ACGTCTTGACTCCTCACTACCCCTGGCAGTCCTCCGACGTCTCTGTGGGGTTGCTTCCTCCTCACCACGGCAACGACTTCGGCCTGGAGCCTCCGGGTCACAACAAGGAGAACGAGGACGACGTGGAAGCCATGTCGACCGattcctccagcagcagcagtgattctgactga